The Chryseobacterium geocarposphaerae genome window below encodes:
- a CDS encoding PaaI family thioesterase, with amino-acid sequence MYKDKTKEEILAFINNWGGETFAKTLEIKFTDIDLENETLTAIMPVLPRIHQPFGIMHGGASCVLAETMGSSLSNIFIDGEKYYGVGTNINTNHLRSKKDGIVTAVARFIRKGRTMHVSEIEIRDEKGQLVSHTTMTNNIINR; translated from the coding sequence ATGTATAAAGATAAAACTAAAGAAGAAATATTAGCATTCATCAATAACTGGGGAGGCGAAACATTTGCCAAAACGCTCGAAATAAAATTCACCGATATTGATCTTGAAAATGAAACATTAACGGCAATCATGCCTGTTTTGCCAAGAATACATCAGCCTTTCGGAATTATGCATGGCGGAGCAAGCTGTGTGCTGGCTGAGACAATGGGTTCAAGCCTGTCGAATATCTTCATTGACGGAGAAAAATATTACGGCGTAGGTACCAATATTAATACCAATCATTTAAGAAGTAAAAAAGACGGTATCGTAACAGCTGTTGCCCGCTTTATTCGAAAAGGAAGAACAATGCATGTTTCTGAAATTGAAATTCGTGATGAAAAAGGCCAATTGGTAAGCCACACTACAATGACGAATAATATTATCAACAGATAA
- a CDS encoding 1-acyl-sn-glycerol-3-phosphate acyltransferase, whose translation MRKLIGKLMLKLMGWKVVLQGDVNSLNRCILVVAPHTHNMEYILGNLAYWSLEKPLKVIIKDAHTKAWYGGLVKGLGGIGIDRSQKNDLINFVAKQFAKEDFSLVITPEGTRSWVPKWRKGFYHMALAAKVPIVLAAGDFKRKIIYLGYTIPYERIASTSFTDIMEEIQNYYIKNDIVPKIPANWNPNIMGNDTDAKS comes from the coding sequence ATGAGAAAGCTGATTGGCAAACTGATGTTAAAACTAATGGGTTGGAAAGTTGTCTTACAAGGCGATGTAAACAGCCTGAACAGATGTATTCTGGTGGTTGCGCCCCATACCCACAATATGGAATATATCCTGGGAAATCTTGCCTATTGGTCATTGGAAAAGCCTTTAAAAGTAATCATTAAAGATGCTCATACAAAAGCTTGGTATGGCGGATTGGTAAAGGGACTGGGAGGAATTGGTATTGACAGAAGCCAAAAGAATGACCTGATAAATTTCGTGGCCAAACAATTTGCAAAAGAGGACTTCAGTCTGGTAATCACCCCGGAAGGTACAAGAAGCTGGGTTCCAAAATGGAGAAAAGGCTTCTATCATATGGCTTTGGCAGCAAAAGTCCCTATCGTTTTAGCAGCAGGAGATTTTAAAAGAAAAATAATTTATCTGGGTTACACGATTCCTTACGAGAGAATTGCTTCAACATCTTTTACTGATATTATGGAAGAAATCCAGAATTATTATATTAAAAATGATATAGTGCCGAAAATTCCAGCCAACTGGAATCCGAATATTATGGGGAATGATACCGATGCTAAAAGTTAG